A window of the Hippoglossus stenolepis isolate QCI-W04-F060 chromosome 8, HSTE1.2, whole genome shotgun sequence genome harbors these coding sequences:
- the znf516 gene encoding zinc finger protein 516 isoform X1: MNTRDNMEVMETQAGGQKEKLLRDKANPVNEIEGEDDKIPGSFDCTVCGRSFPFLSSLSQHMRRHTGARPYKCPYCDHRASQKGNLKVHIRSHKLGTLSSHHSNEDEEGGAEEEEMSVSEGLDGGTSPTKSSSACNRMINGDSVEESRRKVPARSMKREKSVTDQRPYCCRLCGYEAQREDQLLSHIEKVHITADAEEETAVKEEAVTEPDANPAQADGSFPCETCGQIFSQAWFLKSHMKKHAGVLDHCCRICGRRFREAWFLKSHMKTHNTKSRSRSKAESAEHPATINDVAQDPDIVSGSVTSIYQMCSKCGNLFHTKESLRVHEKVHGVNCGRKSQSQCRASDDEDSPAAKRRFLDYLNIRPVEEKTLDKDKEGETILGQRILELDPVCSYQAWQLATKGRVVEPVEPSFKASYGGGGMGEDALAGAAVVFEKASRRYVLQGQEKRSSGRRSSSGLGSHGSSGDRTPENLSDSEYRPSSRHDRRRSSQSQSSSKYNECFECGKVFRSRHQMMVHQRVHRKDGGRASAGDKERTARDDRWGSTSDPESGSPSRPCTPGYGDSPPASTLGDQASEMGSANSGGLSDEKPYICSLCDFVTSESQAYLTHVRVKHPPAPEDRPSPSPSPSPSPSSSSDRGTPSSYPKLKKALLQGLKSSASPSAYLCARSSPLDPSMTPVDLCVRADGTRGIASLTLDRKSLPSHKCSFCSHSTRYPEVLWMHQTVAHRINSSSSNLAPTWAFKNNSKGSRDGSLSSRRRTGPPPVLEGKECPPLPPLIRTQRTQPPTYSSEVQKKNKPASQAATPSSSSSSSSLSTSSSSSSSSSSCTPSSSFSRGSSSSSGTHAVRVPVQPGGSASSSIRHTEDQSYPSRFRPKVDIYPRGSSLSSSGSTEKSSSSLSHSSAPSPSSATVSRMADRYLMPQEGLGFMLSSKHGLAEYSRARGSPHQPHPNSHSQGRANATRPSAITHSSAAGHNYGAPQAHRSTLHNSAPSSTSTSLPLESRADVKQEPIAETPEMPNDVLSFLKNYSPHDLATLYHRWGAANAMLDPTGMLRSLMRQGQYICNECGKSFSQPSHLRTHVRSHTGERPFCCQLCPYRASQKGNLKTHVQSVHHMPFDNSLCPDTRSLPLSREEQGALAAEHPPTPQQQQ; encoded by the exons ATGAATACTAGAGACAATATGGAGGTGATGGAGACCCAGGCTGGAGGTCAAAAGGAAAAGCTCTTGAGAGACAAGGCCAATCCTGTGAATGAGATTGAGGGTGAGGATGACAAAATCCCTGGGAGTTTCGACTGCACTGTCTGCGGACGCAGCTTCCCCTTCCTCAGCTCTTTGTCGCAGCATATGAGACGCCACACTGGTGCACGTCCTTACAAATGCCCCTACTGTGACCACAGGGCCTCTCAGAAAGGCAACCTCAAAGTTCACATTCGCAGCCATAAACTGGGCACGCTCTCTAGCCATCACTCCAATGAGGATGAAGAAGGcggggctgaggaggaggagatgagtgTGTCTGAGGGTCTCGATGGAGGTACGAGTCCAACTAAAAGTAGCTCTGCCTGCAACCGGATGATCAATGGGGATAGCGTTGAGGAGAGCCGGAGGAAAGTGCCTGCAAGGAgcatgaaaagagagaagtctGTTACTGACCAGCGGCCTTACTGTTGCCGTCTCTGCGGCTATGAGGCCCAGCGAGAAGATCAGCTCCTCAGCCACATTGAAAAGGTCCACATTACTGCAGACGCAGAAGAAGAGACTGCTGTTAAGGAAGAGGCTGTGACTGAACCTGATGCCAACCCAGCCCAGGCTGATGGGTCCTTCCCCTGTGAGACCTGTGGCCAAATCTTCAGCCAAGCCTGGTTTCTGAAGTCGCACATGAAGAAACACGCAGGGGTCCTGGACCACTGCTGTCGTATTTGTGGACGACGGTTCCGCGAAGCTTGGTTTCTCAAAtctcacatgaaaacacacaacaccaaATCTAGGTCACGGTCAAAAGCAGAATCAGCTGAGCATCCGGCCACCATCAACGATGTAGCCCAGGATCCTGATATTGTTTCTGGCTCTGTAACATCCATCTATCAAATGTGCTCTAAATGTGGGAACCTGTTTCACACCAAAGAGAGCCTGAGAGTCCATGAAAAGGTTCATGGTGTCAACTGTGGCAGGAAATCCCAGAGCCAATGCAGAGCCAGTGATGATGAGGACTCACCAGCTGCTAAAAGACGTTTTCTTGACTATTTAAACATCCGACCTGTTGAGGAAAAGACCCTGGACAAAGACAAGGAAGGGGAGACAATTCTGGGGCAAAGGATTCTTGAGCTAGATCCAGTTTGCAGCTACCAGGCCTGGCAATTAGCCACTAAAGGAAGAGTTGTGGAGCCAGTGGAGCCTAGTTTCAAGGCCTCCTATGGGGGAGGAGGTATGGGGGAGGATGCCCTTGCTGGAGCCGCTGTGGTCTTTGAGAAGGCGAGCCGTCGTTATGTCCTTCAAGGTCAGGAGAAGCGCAGCTCAGGCAGACGCAGCAGCTCTGGGTTGGGAAGTCATGGCTCTTCAGGGGACCGGACGCCAGAGAACCTCAGCGACTCCGAGTACCGGCCATCGTCTCGCCATGACCGACGACGGTCATCCCAGTCGCAGTCTTCCTCCAAGTACAACGAGTGCTTTGAGTGCGGGAAGGTGTTTCGCAGTCGTCACCAGATGATGGTCCACCAGCGGGTCCACAGGAAGGACGGAGGCAGGGCGTCCGCAGGGGACAAGGAAAGAACCGCAAGGGATGACCGATGGGGCTCCACCAGTGATCCAGAGTCAGGCTCCCCCAGTCGGCCCTGCACCCCAGGGTACGGAGACTCTCCACCGGCCTCTACCCTGGGAGATCAGGCCTCAGAGATGGGTAGTGCAAACTCTGGAGGGCTTTCAG ATGAGAAGCCTTACATCTGCAGCCTGTGTGACTTTGTTACCTCCGAGTCGCAGGCTTATCTGACTCATGTTCGTGTCAAACACCCGCCCGCCCCTGAAGACAGAcccagccccagccccagccccagccccagccccagcTCTAGCTCGGACAGAGGCACACCCAGCAGTTATCCCAAGCTGAAGAAAGCTCTTCTCCAGGGGCTGAAAAGCTCAGCATCCCCTTCGGCTTACCTCTGCGCTCGATCGTCCCCGCTGGACCCCAGCATGACCcctgtggatctgtgtgtgagGGCTGATGGCACGAGGGGGATAGCCTCCCTCACCTTGGACAGGAAGAGCCTCCCTAGCCACAAGTGCTCCTTCTGCTCCCACTCCACCCGCTATCCTGAGGTGCTCTGGATGCACCAGACTGTGGCTCACCGCATCAACAGCAGTAGCTCCAATCTGGCTCCTACATGGGCCTTTAAGAACAACTCAAAGGGCTCCAGGGACGGCTCGTTATCCTCCAGGAGGCGCACCGGTCCCCCGCCAGTCCTGGAGGGAAAAGAGTGTCCACCACTGCCTCCACTGATCCGCACCCAACGTACCCAGCCCCCAACCTACTCCAGTGAAgtgcagaagaagaacaagCCAGCCAGTCAAGCAGCCacgccatcatcatcatcatcatcatcatcattatcaacatcatcatcatcatcatcatcatcatcatcctgtaCCCCCTCCTCGTCGTTCTCCAGgggttcctcctcctcctcgggcACCCATGCGGTGAGAGTCCCTGTACAGCCAGGCGGCAgcgccagcagcagcatcaggcaCACTGAGGACCAGAGTTATCCATCTCGCTTCAGACCCAAAGTGGATATTTACCCAAGGGGAAGTTCGCTGTCATCCTCAGGCTCCACAGAGAAGAGCAGTAGCTCCCTCTCACATTCCTCAGCACCGAGCCCCAGCTCTGCCACAGTTTCCAGGATGGCCGACCGCTACTTAATGCCTCAAGAGGGCCTCGGTTTCATGCTGTCCAGCAAACACGGCCTTGCTGAGTACAGCCGGGCTAGGGGCTCGCCTCATCAGCCGCATCCCAACTCCCACAGCCAGGGCCGGGCTAACGCCACAAGGCCCAGCGCCATCACCCATAGCTCCGCAGCGGGACACAACTACGGAGCCCCCCAGGCACACAGAAGCACGCTGCATAATTCCGCCCCCTCCTCTACTTCTACTTCATTGCCTTTGGAGTCTCGTGCAGATGTGAAGCAGGAGCCAATCGCTGAGACACCGGAGATGCCAAATGACGTCCTCAGCTTCCTCAAAAACTACAGCCCCCACGATCTGGCCACTTTATACCACCGCTGGGGTGCAGCCAACGCCATGTTGGATCCCACTG GGATGCTGAGGTCTCTCATGCGACAGGGGCAGTATATCTGTAACGAGTGCGGGAAGAGCTTCAGTCAGCCGAGCCACCTGCGCACGCACGTGAGATCCCATACAG ggGAGAGGCCATTCTGCTGCCAGCTCTGCCCATACCGAGCATCTCAGAAAGGGAACCTAAAGACGCACGTCCAGAGTGTCCACCATATGCCTTTCGACAACAGCCTGTGCCCAGACACACGGAGCTTGCCACTGAGCCGGGAGGAGCAAGGAGCGCTGGCTGCCGAACACCCACCAAcgccacaacaacaacaataa
- the znf516 gene encoding zinc finger protein 516 isoform X2 — MNTRDNMEVMETQAGGQKEKLLRDKANPVNEIEGEDDKIPGSFDCTVCGRSFPFLSSLSQHMRRHTGARPYKCPYCDHRASQKGNLKVHIRSHKLGTLSSHHSNEDEEGGAEEEEMSVSEGLDGGTSPTKSSSACNRMINGDSVEESRRKVPARSMKREKSVTDQRPYCCRLCGYEAQREDQLLSHIEKVHITADAEEETAVKEEAVTEPDANPAQADGSFPCETCGQIFSQAWFLKSHMKKHAGVLDHCCRICGRRFREAWFLKSHMKTHNTKSRSRSKAESAEHPATINDVAQDPDIVSGSVTSIYQMCSKCGNLFHTKESLRVHEKVHGVNCGRKSQSQCRASDDEDSPAAKRRFLDYLNIRPVEEKTLDKDKEGETILGQRILELDPVCSYQAWQLATKGRVVEPVEPSFKASYGGGGMGEDALAGAAVVFEKASRRYVLQGQEKRSSGRRSSSGLGSHGSSGDRTPENLSDSEYRPSSRHDRRRSSQSQSSSKYNECFECGKVFRSRHQMMVHQRVHRKDGGRASAGDKERTARDDRWGSTSDPESGSPSRPCTPGYGDSPPASTLGDQASEMGSANSGGLSDEKPYICSLCDFVTSESQAYLTHVRVKHPPAPEDRPSPSPSPSPSPSSSSDRGTPSSYPKLKKALLQGLKSSASPSAYLCARSSPLDPSMTPVDLCVRADGTRGIASLTLDRKSLPSHKCSFCSHSTRYPEVLWMHQTVAHRINSSSSNLAPTWAFKNNSKGSRDGSLSSRRRTGPPPVLEGKECPPLPPLIRTQRTQPPTYSSEVQKKNKPASQAATPSSSSSSSSLSTSSSSSSSSSSCTPSSSFSRGSSSSSGTHAVRVPVQPGGSASSSIRHTEDQSYPSRFRPKVDIYPRGSSLSSSGSTEKSSSSLSHSSAPSPSSATVSRMADRYLMPQEGLGFMLSSKHGLAEYSRARGSPHQPHPNSHSQGRANATRPSAITHSSAAGHNYGAPQAHRSTLHNSAPSSTSTSLPLESRADVKQEPIAETPEMPNDVLSFLKNYSPHDLATLYHRWGAANAMLDPTGMLRSLMRQGQYICNECGKSFSQPSHLRTHVRSHTVGFDFNGLHRGTDAHATASEAPKQGRGHSAASSAHTEHLRKGT; from the exons ATGAATACTAGAGACAATATGGAGGTGATGGAGACCCAGGCTGGAGGTCAAAAGGAAAAGCTCTTGAGAGACAAGGCCAATCCTGTGAATGAGATTGAGGGTGAGGATGACAAAATCCCTGGGAGTTTCGACTGCACTGTCTGCGGACGCAGCTTCCCCTTCCTCAGCTCTTTGTCGCAGCATATGAGACGCCACACTGGTGCACGTCCTTACAAATGCCCCTACTGTGACCACAGGGCCTCTCAGAAAGGCAACCTCAAAGTTCACATTCGCAGCCATAAACTGGGCACGCTCTCTAGCCATCACTCCAATGAGGATGAAGAAGGcggggctgaggaggaggagatgagtgTGTCTGAGGGTCTCGATGGAGGTACGAGTCCAACTAAAAGTAGCTCTGCCTGCAACCGGATGATCAATGGGGATAGCGTTGAGGAGAGCCGGAGGAAAGTGCCTGCAAGGAgcatgaaaagagagaagtctGTTACTGACCAGCGGCCTTACTGTTGCCGTCTCTGCGGCTATGAGGCCCAGCGAGAAGATCAGCTCCTCAGCCACATTGAAAAGGTCCACATTACTGCAGACGCAGAAGAAGAGACTGCTGTTAAGGAAGAGGCTGTGACTGAACCTGATGCCAACCCAGCCCAGGCTGATGGGTCCTTCCCCTGTGAGACCTGTGGCCAAATCTTCAGCCAAGCCTGGTTTCTGAAGTCGCACATGAAGAAACACGCAGGGGTCCTGGACCACTGCTGTCGTATTTGTGGACGACGGTTCCGCGAAGCTTGGTTTCTCAAAtctcacatgaaaacacacaacaccaaATCTAGGTCACGGTCAAAAGCAGAATCAGCTGAGCATCCGGCCACCATCAACGATGTAGCCCAGGATCCTGATATTGTTTCTGGCTCTGTAACATCCATCTATCAAATGTGCTCTAAATGTGGGAACCTGTTTCACACCAAAGAGAGCCTGAGAGTCCATGAAAAGGTTCATGGTGTCAACTGTGGCAGGAAATCCCAGAGCCAATGCAGAGCCAGTGATGATGAGGACTCACCAGCTGCTAAAAGACGTTTTCTTGACTATTTAAACATCCGACCTGTTGAGGAAAAGACCCTGGACAAAGACAAGGAAGGGGAGACAATTCTGGGGCAAAGGATTCTTGAGCTAGATCCAGTTTGCAGCTACCAGGCCTGGCAATTAGCCACTAAAGGAAGAGTTGTGGAGCCAGTGGAGCCTAGTTTCAAGGCCTCCTATGGGGGAGGAGGTATGGGGGAGGATGCCCTTGCTGGAGCCGCTGTGGTCTTTGAGAAGGCGAGCCGTCGTTATGTCCTTCAAGGTCAGGAGAAGCGCAGCTCAGGCAGACGCAGCAGCTCTGGGTTGGGAAGTCATGGCTCTTCAGGGGACCGGACGCCAGAGAACCTCAGCGACTCCGAGTACCGGCCATCGTCTCGCCATGACCGACGACGGTCATCCCAGTCGCAGTCTTCCTCCAAGTACAACGAGTGCTTTGAGTGCGGGAAGGTGTTTCGCAGTCGTCACCAGATGATGGTCCACCAGCGGGTCCACAGGAAGGACGGAGGCAGGGCGTCCGCAGGGGACAAGGAAAGAACCGCAAGGGATGACCGATGGGGCTCCACCAGTGATCCAGAGTCAGGCTCCCCCAGTCGGCCCTGCACCCCAGGGTACGGAGACTCTCCACCGGCCTCTACCCTGGGAGATCAGGCCTCAGAGATGGGTAGTGCAAACTCTGGAGGGCTTTCAG ATGAGAAGCCTTACATCTGCAGCCTGTGTGACTTTGTTACCTCCGAGTCGCAGGCTTATCTGACTCATGTTCGTGTCAAACACCCGCCCGCCCCTGAAGACAGAcccagccccagccccagccccagccccagccccagcTCTAGCTCGGACAGAGGCACACCCAGCAGTTATCCCAAGCTGAAGAAAGCTCTTCTCCAGGGGCTGAAAAGCTCAGCATCCCCTTCGGCTTACCTCTGCGCTCGATCGTCCCCGCTGGACCCCAGCATGACCcctgtggatctgtgtgtgagGGCTGATGGCACGAGGGGGATAGCCTCCCTCACCTTGGACAGGAAGAGCCTCCCTAGCCACAAGTGCTCCTTCTGCTCCCACTCCACCCGCTATCCTGAGGTGCTCTGGATGCACCAGACTGTGGCTCACCGCATCAACAGCAGTAGCTCCAATCTGGCTCCTACATGGGCCTTTAAGAACAACTCAAAGGGCTCCAGGGACGGCTCGTTATCCTCCAGGAGGCGCACCGGTCCCCCGCCAGTCCTGGAGGGAAAAGAGTGTCCACCACTGCCTCCACTGATCCGCACCCAACGTACCCAGCCCCCAACCTACTCCAGTGAAgtgcagaagaagaacaagCCAGCCAGTCAAGCAGCCacgccatcatcatcatcatcatcatcatcattatcaacatcatcatcatcatcatcatcatcatcatcctgtaCCCCCTCCTCGTCGTTCTCCAGgggttcctcctcctcctcgggcACCCATGCGGTGAGAGTCCCTGTACAGCCAGGCGGCAgcgccagcagcagcatcaggcaCACTGAGGACCAGAGTTATCCATCTCGCTTCAGACCCAAAGTGGATATTTACCCAAGGGGAAGTTCGCTGTCATCCTCAGGCTCCACAGAGAAGAGCAGTAGCTCCCTCTCACATTCCTCAGCACCGAGCCCCAGCTCTGCCACAGTTTCCAGGATGGCCGACCGCTACTTAATGCCTCAAGAGGGCCTCGGTTTCATGCTGTCCAGCAAACACGGCCTTGCTGAGTACAGCCGGGCTAGGGGCTCGCCTCATCAGCCGCATCCCAACTCCCACAGCCAGGGCCGGGCTAACGCCACAAGGCCCAGCGCCATCACCCATAGCTCCGCAGCGGGACACAACTACGGAGCCCCCCAGGCACACAGAAGCACGCTGCATAATTCCGCCCCCTCCTCTACTTCTACTTCATTGCCTTTGGAGTCTCGTGCAGATGTGAAGCAGGAGCCAATCGCTGAGACACCGGAGATGCCAAATGACGTCCTCAGCTTCCTCAAAAACTACAGCCCCCACGATCTGGCCACTTTATACCACCGCTGGGGTGCAGCCAACGCCATGTTGGATCCCACTG GGATGCTGAGGTCTCTCATGCGACAGGGGCAGTATATCTGTAACGAGTGCGGGAAGAGCTTCAGTCAGCCGAGCCACCTGCGCACGCACGTGAGATCCCATACAG TTGGGTTTGATTTTAACGGACTCCACAGAGGTACTGACGCTCACGCCACCGCTTCTGAAGCTCCCAAACAA ggGAGAGGCCATTCTGCTGCCAGCTCTGCCCATACCGAGCATCTCAGAAAGGGAACCTAA